Proteins from a single region of Campylobacter sputorum:
- a CDS encoding energy transducer TonB: MNNNKKRLFVSIFISTCIYVSAFAAYHYGIQNEKTNISFSDNIETRSAFSVSFTQIASNDTNKDSSANSDIVSDEMSNIESIQDDVVEISDSQESSKIIESSKDIIKEPVIIKKEVTNKKMQKEIKKEIHKCKNGCKKSSINQKKTSLVKSSNNVNIAGGNTASGTKKDNDGTNIAGLIYKAILKYKTYPKKAEIMGIQGRVVVSFKLKDKDNFEILQVSSSSGANILDKHALAIIDKAKVDFPIEVIGTQINVPINFNSKELR; the protein is encoded by the coding sequence ATGAATAATAATAAAAAAAGACTTTTTGTTTCTATTTTTATCTCGACTTGTATATATGTATCGGCTTTTGCAGCATATCATTATGGAATACAAAATGAAAAAACTAATATTAGCTTTTCTGATAATATAGAAACTAGAAGTGCTTTTAGTGTATCTTTTACTCAAATAGCTAGCAATGATACAAATAAGGATTCTAGTGCAAATTCTGATATAGTAAGTGATGAAATGTCAAACATTGAAAGCATACAAGATGATGTTGTAGAAATATCTGATTCGCAAGAGAGTTCTAAAATTATAGAGTCATCCAAAGATATAATAAAAGAACCAGTTATTATCAAAAAAGAAGTAACAAACAAAAAAATGCAAAAAGAGATAAAAAAAGAGATTCACAAATGCAAAAATGGATGCAAAAAAAGCAGTATTAATCAGAAAAAAACCTCTCTTGTTAAAAGCTCAAATAATGTAAATATAGCAGGTGGTAATACGGCAAGTGGTACAAAAAAAGACAATGATGGAACTAATATAGCTGGGCTTATTTATAAGGCTATTTTAAAATACAAAACATATCCTAAAAAAGCAGAAATTATGGGTATTCAGGGCAGGGTTGTGGTAAGTTTTAAACTTAAAGATAAAGATAACTTTGAAATTTTGCAAGTATCTAGCAGTAGTGGAGCTAATATCCTCGATAAACACGCTCTTGCCATAATAGATAAAGCAAAAGTTGATTTTCCTATTGAAGTTATCGGTACTCAAATAAATGTACCTATAAATTTTAACTCAAAGGAACTAAGATGA
- a CDS encoding ABC transporter ATP-binding protein, whose product MNVIECINLTHYYGKKKIYENLNFSVEKGKVVGLLGKNGVGKSTTINILMGNLTPTSGKCLIYGEDSTNLSPKARAKIGLLYEGYITYDYLKVKNLYEIYSTQYKTKFKKECFFDLFKKLGVDMNQKISTLSCGQRSQVVLGLIFASSPELLILDDYSLGLDTGYRRLFIEYLSDYLKNGEKSVLMTTHIVNDLDKLLDDIVIIQKNESPLIMKYDEFRANFKGYSLPKNANLNEISGIKSTVELNNEVQIYGFLDGVSKDAKELNLSFEDAFLGYTGRY is encoded by the coding sequence ATGAATGTGATAGAATGTATAAATTTAACGCATTATTATGGTAAAAAAAAGATATATGAAAATCTAAATTTCAGTGTAGAAAAAGGCAAAGTCGTAGGTCTTTTAGGTAAAAATGGCGTCGGCAAAAGCACAACTATAAATATTTTGATGGGAAATTTAACACCGACTTCAGGAAAATGCTTGATTTATGGTGAAGACAGCACAAATTTAAGTCCTAAAGCAAGAGCAAAGATAGGGCTTTTATATGAAGGATATATAACTTACGATTATTTAAAAGTTAAAAATTTATATGAAATTTACTCAACTCAGTATAAAACAAAATTTAAAAAAGAGTGTTTTTTTGACCTTTTTAAAAAACTTGGAGTTGATATGAATCAAAAAATTTCAACATTATCTTGTGGACAGCGATCGCAAGTCGTTTTAGGACTTATCTTTGCTAGCTCTCCTGAGCTTTTAATCCTTGATGATTACTCTCTTGGGCTTGATACGGGATATAGACGGCTTTTTATTGAATATTTAAGTGATTATTTAAAAAATGGTGAAAAAAGCGTTTTGATGACAACCCATATTGTAAATGACTTGGATAAATTGCTTGATGATATAGTTATCATACAAAAAAATGAGTCACCTCTTATAATGAAATACGATGAATTTAGAGCAAATTTCAAAGGCTACTCGCTTCCAAAAAATGCAAATTTAAATGAAATTTCGGGCATAAAAAGTACTGTTGAGCTTAACAATGAAGTACAAATTTATGGTTTTTTAGACGGTGTTTCAAAGGATGCAAAAGAGTTAAATTTAAGCTTTGAAGATGCATTTTTGGGTTATACAGGGAGATATTGA
- the pstB gene encoding phosphate ABC transporter ATP-binding protein PstB, which translates to MSTITEIHDKKILTIKDFSFWYASSQSPNLRNINMPVAINKVTALIGPSGCGKSTLIRSINRIHDLYPGNRYEGEILFHDKNILDPKTDLIDLRIKIGMIFQQPTAFPMSIKDNVEYGLKLQGIKDKKVLSEITEKSLKGANIWDEVKDRLNDDAGGLSGGQRQRLCIARAIAVSPDVLLFDEPTSALDPISTIAIEELINRLKEKYTIVIVTHNMQQATRISDYTAFMYLGDLVEFGETKQIFENPREKLLQEYVGGKFG; encoded by the coding sequence ATGTCAACTATAACTGAAATTCATGACAAAAAGATTTTAACTATCAAAGATTTTTCATTTTGGTATGCAAGTTCTCAAAGTCCAAATTTAAGGAATATAAATATGCCTGTTGCTATAAATAAAGTAACAGCACTCATTGGGCCAAGTGGATGTGGTAAATCAACACTTATTCGTTCCATAAATAGAATTCACGATCTTTATCCAGGCAATAGATATGAAGGAGAGATACTGTTTCATGATAAAAATATATTAGATCCAAAAACAGATTTAATAGATCTTAGAATAAAAATAGGAATGATTTTTCAACAACCTACAGCTTTTCCTATGAGTATAAAAGATAATGTTGAATATGGTTTAAAACTTCAAGGCATTAAAGATAAAAAAGTTTTATCTGAAATTACTGAAAAATCCCTAAAAGGTGCAAATATCTGGGATGAGGTTAAAGATAGATTAAATGATGATGCTGGCGGTTTGAGTGGTGGACAAAGGCAAAGACTTTGCATTGCTAGAGCGATTGCAGTTAGTCCAGATGTTTTGCTTTTTGATGAGCCAACTTCTGCACTTGATCCAATCTCAACTATAGCTATAGAAGAACTTATTAATAGACTAAAAGAAAAATACACCATAGTTATAGTTACGCACAATATGCAACAAGCTACTAGAATTAGTGATTATACTGCATTTATGTATCTTGGGGATTTGGTTGAATTTGGAGAAACTAAACAGATATTTGAAAATCCTAGAGAAAAACTGCTTCAAGAATATGTTGGTGGTAAATTTGGTTGA
- a CDS encoding DUF4857 domain-containing protein — MRKIIQIVILSFILAIFLPRGIDALLKSPKESASINYSEVYNDFIIQTSKQKEVLYFKGKDKNLSLDEYLDSLPFSFYTYLIANNRFPYDEWRNADKIRANSQKFSIKPENFNQKYPPIFTIFESNPKYLKLGYNEFAITSDKSGIIFTNLNTLKKDENLSKEFTTTLLNLDFKFPIQAHFTNPTTKKPFDEGVFLKDSKNELFHIKMKNLAPFVKKTKIKDVDFMLISENERREFYGAIIDKNGVSLVSYDNYSLINLPSKHYDPATDRLEISITPMSKSMSIKKNDIVYVYYFDKNYNVLRTFEYKFGTLNGLKMIKKIVLPFEIFLADSYAYKFNISNINFKVFWLNLLLFVFALYIFRNKKERFAKSILVLIFGIYGFLSVLVV; from the coding sequence ATGAGAAAAATCATACAGATTGTTATACTATCTTTTATTTTGGCTATTTTTTTGCCAAGAGGTATTGATGCACTTTTAAAATCTCCAAAAGAGAGTGCAAGCATAAATTATTCGGAAGTTTATAATGACTTTATAATTCAAACATCAAAGCAAAAAGAGGTGTTGTATTTTAAAGGCAAAGATAAAAATTTAAGCCTTGATGAGTATTTAGACTCTTTGCCATTTTCTTTTTATACATACCTTATCGCAAATAACCGTTTTCCTTATGATGAGTGGAGAAATGCAGATAAAATAAGAGCAAATTCACAAAAATTTAGTATAAAACCTGAAAATTTTAACCAAAAATATCCACCTATCTTTACTATTTTTGAGTCAAATCCGAAATATTTAAAATTAGGATACAACGAATTTGCCATTACTAGTGATAAATCAGGTATTATTTTTACAAATTTAAACACTCTTAAAAAGGATGAAAATTTAAGCAAGGAATTTACAACCACTCTTTTAAATTTGGATTTTAAGTTTCCCATTCAAGCCCATTTTACAAACCCAACTACCAAAAAACCATTTGATGAGGGAGTATTTTTAAAAGATAGTAAAAATGAGCTCTTTCATATAAAAATGAAAAACTTGGCCCCATTTGTCAAAAAAACCAAAATAAAAGATGTAGATTTTATGCTTATTAGTGAAAATGAAAGACGTGAATTTTATGGTGCTATTATTGATAAGAACGGCGTTAGTTTGGTAAGTTATGATAATTATAGTCTTATAAATTTACCAAGCAAACATTATGATCCAGCTACAGATAGGCTTGAGATCTCTATAACACCGATGAGTAAAAGCATGAGTATTAAGAAAAATGACATAGTTTATGTATATTATTTTGATAAAAATTACAATGTTTTAAGGACTTTTGAGTATAAATTTGGCACATTAAACGGACTAAAAATGATAAAAAAGATTGTTTTGCCTTTTGAAATTTTTTTAGCAGATAGTTATGCTTATAAATTTAATATTTCAAATATTAACTTTAAAGTTTTTTGGTTAAATTTATTGCTTTTTGTTTTTGCGTTGTATATTTTTAGAAACAAAAAAGAGAGATTTGCAAAATCAATCCTTGTTTTAATCTTTGGAATTTACGGCTTTTTGAGTGTTTTAGTGGTATAG
- the pstC gene encoding phosphate ABC transporter permease subunit PstC yields the protein MTNIQKNARFRELIFCSFTKTASILVLVILFAIFIALVYYSIPAIKEFGFEFLINSTWDVNKGEFGGFASIYGSIVSTIIAMLLATPVAIGIAIFLTQIAPFRIRNFFSINIELLAAIPSIVYGMWGFLYFVPIIQKLFGGTGMGLLTGGIVLSIMILPFIASVTRDSMEATPEILKESAYALGATQFDVVKDIIFPYSKAGIIGSIILALGRAFGETMAVAFLLGGISVVPNSIFDPATSIPVTLATQFGEAMGNEIYESSLFYLALILFVISFITIAIAKFVFLREKRVIK from the coding sequence ATGACAAATATTCAAAAAAATGCAAGATTTAGAGAACTTATATTTTGTAGTTTTACTAAAACAGCTTCTATTTTAGTTCTTGTGATACTATTTGCTATTTTTATCGCACTTGTTTATTACTCAATACCTGCTATAAAAGAGTTTGGATTTGAATTTTTGATAAATTCAACTTGGGATGTAAATAAAGGTGAATTTGGAGGTTTTGCTTCCATTTATGGTTCTATTGTATCAACTATAATTGCTATGTTATTAGCAACTCCTGTTGCGATTGGAATAGCTATATTTTTAACTCAAATTGCTCCATTTAGAATTAGAAATTTTTTCAGTATAAATATAGAACTTTTAGCTGCCATTCCTTCTATTGTATATGGTATGTGGGGATTTTTATATTTTGTTCCAATAATACAAAAACTCTTTGGCGGAACAGGCATGGGACTTTTAACTGGTGGAATTGTGCTTTCTATAATGATACTACCATTTATTGCCTCAGTTACAAGAGATAGCATGGAAGCAACTCCTGAAATTTTAAAGGAATCTGCTTATGCCTTGGGTGCAACTCAGTTTGATGTGGTAAAAGATATAATTTTCCCATATTCTAAAGCTGGCATTATAGGTTCAATAATTTTAGCTTTAGGCAGAGCTTTTGGAGAAACAATGGCTGTTGCATTTTTGCTTGGAGGAATTTCTGTTGTGCCAAATAGCATTTTTGATCCAGCAACTAGTATACCAGTTACATTAGCTACGCAATTTGGCGAAGCAATGGGTAATGAAATTTATGAAAGCAGTTTATTTTATCTAGCACTCATACTTTTTGTTATTAGTTTTATAACTATAGCCATAGCTAAATTTGTGTTTTTAAGAGAAAAAAGGGTTATAAAATGA
- the pstA gene encoding phosphate ABC transporter permease PstA, with protein sequence MSEDRFLKLRLQATKKRVFINNIVSTFSIFFAIIGLLFLFWIILTLVIKGIDGFSFRMFLTDTIEGGIRNALVGHAILITIASLIGIPIGLLAGTYLSEYGGPNDKKSNFVRNMSDIMMSTPSIVIGAFAYAILVSPMNSYSGLAGSIALCIMMIPVVLKTTDDMLTLVPQTLREAAIALGAPKYRVIVDIIFRAAKNGLVTGIILSIARVAGETAPLLFTSFHSDFFVLNPLEPMPSLTNTIYEFTQYPDEYQNIIAWSTAFLLAVFVLGINIVCRFLIKQKKR encoded by the coding sequence ATGAGTGAAGACAGATTTTTGAAATTAAGGCTTCAAGCTACTAAAAAAAGAGTATTTATAAATAATATTGTAAGTACTTTTTCTATATTTTTTGCAATAATTGGTCTTTTATTTCTTTTTTGGATAATATTAACACTAGTTATAAAAGGCATTGATGGTTTTAGTTTTAGGATGTTTTTAACTGATACTATAGAAGGCGGTATTAGAAACGCTTTAGTAGGTCATGCAATTTTGATAACTATAGCTTCTTTAATAGGTATTCCCATTGGGTTATTAGCAGGAACATATTTAAGTGAATATGGTGGTCCAAATGATAAAAAATCAAATTTCGTTAGAAATATGAGCGATATTATGATGAGTACCCCATCTATTGTAATTGGTGCTTTTGCATATGCAATATTAGTAAGTCCTATGAATAGTTATAGTGGTTTAGCTGGATCTATAGCACTTTGTATAATGATGATACCTGTTGTTTTAAAAACAACTGATGATATGTTGACACTTGTGCCACAAACTTTAAGAGAAGCAGCTATTGCACTTGGTGCACCTAAGTATAGAGTCATAGTAGATATAATTTTTCGTGCTGCTAAAAATGGATTAGTAACTGGTATAATACTTTCTATTGCAAGAGTTGCAGGAGAAACAGCACCACTTTTATTTACATCATTTCATAGTGATTTTTTTGTATTAAACCCATTAGAGCCTATGCCATCTCTTACAAATACAATTTATGAGTTTACACAATATCCAGATGAATATCAAAATATAATTGCATGGTCAACAGCGTTTTTATTAGCTGTATTTGTTTTAGGTATAAATATAGTGTGTAGATTTTTAATCAAACAAAAGAAAAGGTAA
- a CDS encoding ExbD/TolR family protein: MKIENDFKLNVVPLIDVMLVLLTIVLCAASFIEYSKVDMNLPKSGTSSDEFPKQRVEISLYADGTMKFDGNLVDIETLELNLGALDKKTPLIFKGDEKSEFKYFIDIVQLLKKHELSNFIIMTEVKK, encoded by the coding sequence TTGAAAATAGAAAATGATTTTAAGCTAAATGTAGTCCCATTAATTGATGTTATGTTGGTTTTGCTCACTATTGTTTTGTGTGCAGCTAGTTTTATTGAGTATAGCAAAGTGGATATGAATCTGCCAAAAAGTGGTACAAGTTCTGATGAGTTTCCAAAACAAAGAGTTGAGATTTCACTTTATGCTGATGGGACTATGAAATTTGATGGCAATTTGGTTGATATCGAAACACTTGAGCTAAATTTAGGAGCTCTTGATAAAAAGACTCCATTAATATTTAAAGGAGATGAGAAGTCGGAATTTAAATATTTTATTGATATTGTTCAGCTTTTAAAAAAGCATGAACTCTCGAATTTTATCATCATGACAGAGGTAAAAAAATGA
- a CDS encoding TonB-dependent receptor plug domain-containing protein produces MKKIICVLTTLTAFSYSDEINLQDVNIDASLYSSSGMISQGKYGSSVVYDKNYLNNSTKGDGTVSDVIKRNPNVRVSRGERTSKNGGEITPQNISINGASFYQNNFMIDGVNINNDINPLGGVLTVGGAANITPFLSNPSQGINVDIDILENIEVQDSSVSAKYGNFQGGVVNAKTRDPRAGFHGKVSFRYTSDSLQKFHIAKEHQDDFEFATTPDYQPDFKKYKTSVLFEGYITDNFGLIFNYNQTYSEILQQKYHKEYVDPSKVGEKRKLKRKNENFFLKGVWFANDNLTIRPSIIYAPYEATYYSMGGENAKAEVEGGGLTTAIEFDYDFGLGNLKQNLSYTTNEMTRNTNTNKMLVWNKTKNHMGYSSAKTRTYIDGIGGDVEQEQEKFSYSADMKFNEFDIGMTKHNVITGFSLEKTDAAYDIAKPYYRAISTKNLGAFSCNPNDIFCTTDRPLSFPTWTGQYFDKHYYYSGKTDVDMKYFSFYLEDEIKIDRFTIRPGIRFDKNDYMGDLNVAPRITANLDLFNDDRTNIFGGYNRYYGRSIFAYKLRENMSSLMQTYTRNNPNDPWKYDSTKENNYNFSELDVPYDDEYAIGISQKLGNFELSAKYLRREGKDLIRKSNAKAMGLPEGDGKTLAKNYSLYTNTGRSKSDIYTLNLRSLNEFDILGSKNNFEISFNYTDTDRNFNDYDDLYDELYQNAGKVVYNGNLIHSSQLPNNSNDTPWTLTASTFTKFSSANLTWTNFFTLQGGFDGVVRDGSVYVNSKKYSNYKSKDFDEAFVWDTKFTLDIPTQKRQEAYVSLDIYNVLNTKNAITIDNNGVTDYDNGRQFWLEVGYKW; encoded by the coding sequence ATGAAAAAAATCATCTGCGTCTTGACCACTTTAACAGCGTTTTCTTATTCAGATGAGATAAATTTACAAGATGTAAATATAGATGCAAGTCTATATAGTTCTAGTGGAATGATTTCGCAGGGTAAATATGGAAGTTCTGTTGTCTACGATAAAAACTATCTAAATAACTCAACCAAGGGCGATGGAACAGTATCTGATGTAATCAAGAGAAACCCAAATGTGAGAGTTAGCAGAGGCGAGAGAACTTCTAAAAATGGAGGTGAGATAACCCCACAAAATATTTCTATAAACGGAGCTTCTTTTTACCAAAATAACTTTATGATTGATGGAGTAAACATTAACAACGATATAAATCCACTTGGTGGCGTTCTTACAGTTGGCGGAGCTGCAAATATCACACCATTTTTATCAAACCCATCTCAAGGTATAAATGTCGATATTGATATTTTAGAAAATATAGAAGTTCAAGATAGTTCAGTTTCAGCAAAGTATGGAAATTTCCAAGGTGGTGTTGTAAATGCTAAAACAAGAGATCCAAGAGCTGGATTTCACGGAAAAGTAAGCTTTCGCTATACATCAGATAGCCTTCAAAAATTTCATATTGCAAAAGAGCATCAAGATGATTTTGAATTTGCAACAACTCCAGATTATCAACCAGACTTTAAAAAATATAAAACAAGCGTGTTGTTTGAGGGATATATAACTGATAACTTTGGACTTATATTTAACTATAATCAAACATACTCTGAAATTTTACAACAAAAATATCATAAAGAATATGTTGATCCAAGCAAAGTTGGAGAAAAAAGAAAATTAAAAAGAAAAAATGAAAATTTCTTTTTAAAAGGTGTTTGGTTTGCAAATGATAATCTAACTATTAGACCAAGCATAATCTATGCACCTTACGAGGCAACTTACTATAGCATGGGTGGAGAAAACGCAAAAGCTGAAGTTGAAGGTGGTGGTTTAACGACAGCTATTGAGTTTGATTATGACTTTGGCTTAGGAAATTTAAAACAAAACTTAAGCTACACGACTAATGAGATGACAAGAAACACAAACACAAACAAAATGTTAGTTTGGAATAAAACAAAAAATCACATGGGATATTCAAGTGCTAAAACGAGAACTTATATAGATGGAATTGGTGGCGATGTTGAACAAGAACAAGAGAAATTTAGCTACAGTGCGGATATGAAATTTAATGAGTTTGATATCGGTATGACTAAACACAATGTCATAACTGGATTTAGCTTAGAAAAAACAGACGCTGCTTATGATATAGCAAAGCCATATTATCGTGCAATTAGTACAAAAAATTTAGGAGCTTTTAGTTGTAATCCAAATGATATATTTTGCACCACAGATAGACCATTAAGCTTTCCAACTTGGACAGGACAGTATTTTGACAAACACTACTATTACTCAGGTAAAACTGATGTGGATATGAAATATTTTAGCTTTTATCTAGAAGATGAGATAAAAATAGATAGATTTACCATAAGACCAGGGATTAGATTTGATAAAAATGACTATATGGGGGATTTAAATGTTGCACCTAGAATTACAGCAAATTTAGACCTGTTTAATGATGATAGAACAAATATCTTTGGTGGATATAATAGATACTATGGAAGAAGTATCTTTGCATATAAATTAAGAGAAAATATGAGTTCTTTAATGCAAACATATACAAGGAATAATCCAAATGATCCTTGGAAATATGATAGTACAAAAGAAAATAACTACAACTTTAGTGAACTTGATGTGCCTTATGATGATGAGTATGCTATTGGGATTTCACAAAAACTTGGAAATTTTGAACTAAGTGCAAAATACTTAAGAAGAGAAGGAAAAGATCTGATAAGAAAATCTAATGCAAAGGCCATGGGATTACCTGAGGGAGATGGTAAAACTTTAGCTAAAAATTACAGTCTCTATACAAACACAGGTAGAAGCAAATCAGATATCTATACTTTAAATCTAAGAAGCTTAAATGAATTTGATATTTTGGGCTCTAAAAATAACTTTGAAATTTCATTTAACTACACTGATACAGATAGAAACTTTAATGACTATGATGATTTATATGATGAGCTTTATCAAAATGCTGGCAAAGTCGTTTATAATGGAAATCTCATCCATAGCTCACAGCTTCCAAATAACTCAAATGACACACCTTGGACGCTAACAGCATCAACTTTTACAAAATTTTCATCTGCGAATTTAACATGGACAAACTTCTTTACACTACAAGGTGGATTTGATGGTGTTGTAAGAGATGGCAGTGTTTATGTAAATAGTAAAAAATATTCAAATTATAAAAGCAAAGATTTTGATGAAGCTTTTGTTTGGGATACTAAATTTACACTAGATATCCCAACTCAAAAAAGACAAGAAGCTTATGTGAGTTTAGATATTTATAATGTTTTAAATACTAAAAATGCTATAACTATTGACAATAACGGTGTTACAGACTATGACAACGGCAGACAATTTTGGTTAGAAGTCGGATATAAATGGTAA
- the exbB gene encoding TonB-system energizer ExbB produces MEFLSRHIDFIIFGTLGFMGFVVITLGIERVLFFLMIKVEKYKTLQDLQIDVSRNLTTIGVIGSNAPYVGLLGTVVGIIIVFYDMGRSGNFETATIMTGLSTALYATALGLVVAIPSLVIHSFFIRKAQLKITIFERDCLENRK; encoded by the coding sequence TTGGAATTTTTAAGCAGACACATTGACTTTATAATCTTTGGAACGCTTGGTTTTATGGGTTTTGTTGTCATAACACTTGGTATTGAAAGAGTACTATTTTTCTTGATGATAAAAGTAGAAAAATATAAAACATTGCAAGATTTGCAAATAGATGTTAGTAGAAATTTAACAACTATCGGTGTTATTGGTTCAAATGCACCTTATGTTGGTCTTTTAGGTACAGTTGTTGGTATTATCATTGTTTTTTATGATATGGGCAGAAGTGGAAATTTTGAAACAGCGACCATAATGACAGGTCTTTCAACTGCACTTTATGCGACAGCTTTAGGACTTGTGGTTGCCATTCCTAGTCTTGTTATTCATAGTTTTTTTATTAGAAAAGCTCAGCTTAAAATAACTATTTTTGAAAGAGATTGTCTTGAAAATAGAAAATGA
- the pstS gene encoding phosphate ABC transporter substrate-binding protein PstS, with amino-acid sequence MLKKLTGLVIASMVAVGSANAADKIMGQGATFPLPVYKDWAKGYYSDTKNQVTYSGGGSGKGVSAITDRNGDFGGTDSALKKDELKDKKLLQFPTVIGSIVLAYNLDDIKDHALKLNGKAVAGIFSGKITKWNDPVLTKLNPDIKLPDADIVPVVRSESSGTTFNFTSYISKANEDWAKNFGAQKTINWGAKVTPAQGNPLVAKTIKQTKNSIGYIEYAYKVKENLDAATLQTKDGDWAEPTEENFAKAALNSNFSIDEHFYDVLAYGKGAKSYPIAAATFVLVPSDNVESAKKVTRFFSWAFESQKGQKMAKDLGYLPLPEDTVKMINEYWKKYGISPK; translated from the coding sequence ATGTTAAAAAAATTAACAGGTTTAGTAATAGCGTCAATGGTTGCTGTGGGTAGTGCAAATGCTGCCGATAAAATAATGGGTCAAGGAGCAACTTTCCCGCTTCCAGTTTATAAAGATTGGGCAAAAGGTTACTATAGTGATACAAAAAATCAAGTTACTTATAGTGGCGGTGGAAGTGGAAAAGGCGTGAGTGCAATTACAGACAGAAATGGAGATTTTGGTGGAACAGATTCAGCTTTAAAAAAAGATGAGTTAAAAGATAAAAAATTACTTCAATTTCCAACAGTTATAGGAAGTATAGTTTTAGCTTATAATCTAGATGATATAAAGGATCATGCTCTTAAACTAAATGGTAAAGCAGTTGCTGGTATATTTTCAGGTAAGATAACAAAATGGAATGATCCTGTTTTAACAAAATTAAATCCAGATATTAAACTCCCAGATGCAGATATAGTGCCAGTTGTTAGAAGTGAATCAAGTGGAACGACATTTAATTTTACAAGTTATATTTCAAAAGCAAATGAAGATTGGGCAAAAAATTTCGGTGCACAAAAGACAATAAATTGGGGTGCAAAAGTTACTCCCGCTCAAGGAAATCCACTTGTTGCTAAGACAATTAAGCAAACAAAAAATTCAATTGGTTATATAGAATATGCTTATAAAGTAAAAGAAAATCTAGATGCTGCTACTTTGCAAACAAAAGATGGCGATTGGGCTGAACCAACTGAAGAGAATTTTGCAAAAGCTGCATTAAATTCAAACTTTAGCATTGATGAACATTTTTATGATGTTTTAGCTTATGGAAAAGGTGCAAAATCATATCCTATAGCAGCTGCAACATTTGTTCTTGTTCCTAGTGATAATGTGGAGTCAGCAAAAAAAGTAACTAGATTTTTCAGCTGGGCTTTTGAAAGTCAAAAAGGACAAAAAATGGCTAAAGATTTAGGTTATTTACCTCTTCCTGAAGATACTGTTAAAATGATTAATGAGTATTGGAAAAAATACGGTATTTCTCCAAAATAA